The Kangiella marina genome window below encodes:
- the gshA gene encoding glutamate--cysteine ligase, with protein MFEPKLNRAALSFIESEAAETLTKINRGIEKESLRVTPDGYLSSRPHPKEWGSALTNQYITTDYSEALPELITPVTNERDGPRHWLDDIHRYIYQHMGEEVLWVGSMPCIMTREEDVPLAEYGSSNVGMMKHVYRRGLGYRYGRYMQTIAGVHYNFSLPDEFWPSYQAFHGDSSELQDFISDQYLGLIRNYLRYCWLLPYLFGASPAICKSFMKGGGGAFLTEDSDGTMYGDYSTSLRMSDLGYQNNAQAKFSIRHNDLHEYTAELERAIRTPDEFYQELGVEVDGEYRQLNTNLLQIENEYYAKIRPKRVINSGERPTQALNRGGVQYIEVRSLDLNPFEPLGISQSQIDFLDIFMLFCLLQESKNQSDRENAENDENFRRVVYYGRKPDLNLLRNNRSLPLKEASLQIFEDMRPVAVLLDKCNHTRAYTKALSEAIEMANDPSKTLSGLYYDAIKRSGKGYFGYTMELSTKAQQQFLSQAVEPRIQDLFAKEAEKSIIEQQVIEKSDSLSFEEYLKQYFAE; from the coding sequence ATGTTTGAGCCTAAATTAAACCGGGCTGCTTTATCCTTTATCGAGAGTGAAGCTGCGGAAACCTTGACCAAGATCAACCGTGGTATCGAGAAGGAGAGTTTGCGAGTCACGCCTGATGGGTATTTGTCATCAAGACCACACCCGAAAGAGTGGGGTTCTGCTTTAACCAATCAATACATTACGACCGATTACTCTGAGGCTTTGCCTGAGTTAATTACACCTGTGACCAATGAGCGTGATGGGCCGCGTCACTGGTTGGATGATATTCATCGATATATCTACCAACACATGGGGGAAGAGGTCCTTTGGGTGGGGAGTATGCCATGCATTATGACCCGAGAGGAGGATGTTCCCTTGGCGGAGTATGGCTCGTCAAATGTGGGCATGATGAAGCATGTTTATCGTCGTGGCTTGGGTTATCGCTATGGCCGATACATGCAGACCATTGCTGGGGTTCATTATAATTTTTCGTTACCTGATGAGTTTTGGCCTAGTTATCAGGCGTTTCATGGTGACTCGTCGGAGTTGCAGGACTTTATCTCTGATCAATACCTCGGCTTAATTCGTAACTATCTGCGTTATTGCTGGCTGTTACCCTATTTGTTTGGGGCTTCGCCTGCGATTTGTAAGTCGTTCATGAAGGGTGGGGGCGGTGCTTTCTTAACCGAGGACTCGGATGGCACCATGTACGGTGATTATTCGACGTCGTTGCGCATGAGTGACTTAGGCTACCAAAATAATGCTCAGGCCAAATTTTCAATACGACACAATGACTTACACGAATATACGGCAGAGTTAGAGCGCGCCATTCGAACGCCTGATGAGTTTTATCAAGAACTGGGCGTTGAAGTTGATGGTGAGTATCGTCAGTTGAATACTAACTTGCTACAGATTGAGAATGAGTATTACGCCAAGATTCGACCAAAACGCGTTATCAATAGTGGCGAACGTCCGACGCAGGCCTTGAATCGAGGCGGTGTACAGTACATCGAAGTTCGTTCTTTAGATCTAAACCCGTTTGAGCCTTTGGGGATCAGTCAGTCTCAAATCGACTTCCTAGATATCTTTATGCTGTTCTGTTTATTGCAGGAAAGTAAAAACCAGTCGGATCGTGAGAATGCTGAAAATGATGAAAACTTCCGTCGCGTGGTTTATTACGGGCGCAAGCCAGATTTGAATTTATTGCGAAATAACCGCTCTTTACCCCTAAAAGAGGCGAGTTTGCAGATTTTTGAAGATATGCGTCCGGTTGCAGTATTGCTCGATAAATGTAACCATACGCGTGCTTATACGAAAGCACTGTCTGAAGCCATCGAGATGGCTAACGACCCATCAAAGACCTTATCAGGACTCTACTACGACGCTATAAAGCGTAGTGGTAAGGGCTATTTCGGTTACACGATGGAGCTTTCAACTAAAGCTCAGCAGCAGTTTTTGTCACAAGCAGTCGAGCCGCGAATACAAGATTTGTTTGCGAAAGAAGCTGAGAAGTCGATCATTGAACAGCAAGTGATTGAGAAGAGTGACAGTCTCAGCTTTGAAGAATACCTTAAGCAATATTTTGCCGAATAG
- the purL gene encoding phosphoribosylformylglycinamidine synthase encodes MLILRGNPAYSQFQKQRLLEEASAIEPRIAEVYGEFVHYVHASAELTEDELQVLDRLLEYGPDRAASEHSGHRMIVVPRPGTISPWSSKATNIAQNCGLDKVIRIERGVAVYFNNPEGEPLNAELAEKLKPLVHDRMTQVVLSQHQEAEQLFVQESPKPYSTVDILKGGREALEIANVEIGLALAEDEIDYLVDSFTQLGRNPVDVELMMFAQANSEHCRHKIFNASWTIDGIEKDLSLFKMIKNTYANNSEGVLSAYKDNAAVFEGFSAHRFFSNAETNEYEYHLEPVHVLCKVETHNHPTCISPYPGASTGSGGEIRDEGATGIGGKPKVGLTGFTVSNLRVPGYEQPWETDFGKPERIVTALDIMLEGPIGGASFNNEFGRPAVNGYFRTFEEEFTFEYGTEVRGYHKPIMIAGGMGNIREQHVEKKEIKPGYKVIVLGGPAMLIGLGGGAASSMTSGSSQEDLDFASVQRDNPEMERRCQEVIDRCWSMGERNPIEFIHDVGAGGLSNAIPELVHDGERGGKFELRRVPNAEKGMAPVEIWCNEAQERYVLAVSPDNVEAFEAICSRERCPFAVVGEATEELHLELADEHFENKPVDLPMDILFGKPPKMHREAKTLSKPSTDLPQVDDINEAVDRILALPAVADKTFLITIGDRTVGGMVSRDQMVGPWQVPVGDCAVTTSTHNSYTGESMAMGERTPAALLDSAAAARMAVGEAVTNIAASKIDDIRKIRLSANWMAAAGAPGEDANLYEAVQAVGMELCPELGITIPVGKDSMSMKTVWEEGGKKKSVTSPLSLIITAFAPVTDVRKSLTPQLRTDIGETELLLIDLGRGKNRLGATAFTQVYKLLGAEPANVNSSDDLRNFFNAVQGLNQSGLVSAYHDRSDGGLLTTLVEMGFAGNCGVSVDLTGLSGTAEEILFNEELGAVLQVPASKREEVEALLKEHSVDAFSHFIGVPAETKTFSVTKDDQDIMSRDMKDLRAIWSELTYHMQKLRDNPQCAEEEYQSKLDLDNPGIQPQLTYDVSENIAASFINGGVRPRVAILREQGVNSHLEMAAAMTKAGFECIDVHMSDILSGRVSLKDFVGAVACGGFSYGDVLGAGEGWAKSILFNSRARDEFEAFFKREDTFSLGICNGCQMMSNLKELIPGAEHWPHFVKNESAQFEARFAMVEVAKSPSLFTQGMEGSRLPIAVSHGEGRAQFASAEAAQQVNESGLITARYINNYGDIADTYPANPNGSPHGITGLTTTDGRVTIMMPHPERVARTVQNSWRPDEWREDGAWQRIFYNARKHIG; translated from the coding sequence ATGCTCATACTACGCGGAAATCCTGCCTATTCACAATTCCAGAAACAACGTCTACTTGAAGAAGCGAGTGCCATAGAGCCCCGTATCGCTGAGGTTTATGGTGAGTTTGTACACTATGTTCACGCTAGTGCCGAGCTGACTGAAGACGAGTTACAAGTGCTAGACCGTTTATTGGAATATGGTCCTGACCGCGCTGCGAGTGAGCATAGCGGCCATCGCATGATTGTGGTGCCTCGTCCCGGAACGATTTCACCTTGGTCATCGAAAGCGACCAACATTGCGCAAAACTGTGGTTTAGACAAGGTTATCCGCATTGAGCGCGGCGTTGCCGTTTACTTCAATAACCCTGAGGGCGAGCCACTAAACGCCGAGCTGGCCGAAAAGTTAAAGCCGCTAGTGCATGATCGCATGACTCAGGTGGTATTAAGTCAACACCAAGAAGCTGAGCAACTGTTTGTTCAAGAAAGCCCAAAGCCTTATTCAACGGTGGATATCCTAAAAGGTGGCCGCGAAGCTTTAGAAATTGCTAACGTAGAAATTGGCTTAGCATTAGCTGAAGACGAGATTGATTACTTGGTGGACAGTTTCACACAGCTGGGGCGTAACCCGGTTGACGTTGAGCTAATGATGTTTGCGCAGGCCAACTCTGAGCACTGCCGCCATAAAATATTCAACGCATCTTGGACCATTGATGGTATCGAAAAAGACTTATCCTTGTTCAAGATGATCAAAAACACCTACGCCAATAATTCTGAAGGCGTCTTGTCGGCTTATAAAGATAACGCGGCAGTATTTGAAGGTTTTAGCGCGCATCGTTTCTTCTCTAACGCTGAAACTAATGAATATGAGTATCACTTAGAGCCAGTTCATGTGTTGTGTAAAGTTGAAACGCATAACCACCCAACCTGTATTTCGCCTTACCCAGGCGCTTCGACAGGCTCGGGCGGTGAAATTCGTGACGAAGGCGCGACCGGTATCGGCGGTAAGCCGAAAGTGGGCTTAACGGGTTTTACGGTATCGAACCTTCGTGTTCCAGGCTATGAACAGCCTTGGGAAACTGATTTTGGTAAGCCTGAGCGTATCGTAACGGCTCTGGACATTATGCTAGAAGGGCCGATCGGTGGTGCCAGCTTTAACAACGAATTTGGTCGTCCAGCGGTTAACGGTTACTTCCGTACTTTTGAAGAAGAGTTTACTTTTGAATACGGCACTGAAGTGCGTGGTTATCATAAGCCGATCATGATTGCCGGCGGTATGGGCAATATTCGCGAGCAGCACGTTGAGAAAAAAGAAATTAAGCCAGGCTATAAAGTTATCGTACTGGGTGGTCCAGCGATGTTGATTGGTCTTGGTGGTGGCGCAGCCTCATCAATGACTTCTGGCTCAAGCCAGGAAGATTTAGACTTCGCCTCTGTTCAGCGTGACAACCCAGAAATGGAGCGTCGCTGTCAGGAAGTGATCGATCGCTGCTGGTCGATGGGCGAGCGTAATCCTATCGAGTTTATTCACGATGTGGGTGCGGGCGGCTTATCAAACGCAATCCCTGAGCTGGTGCATGATGGTGAGCGCGGTGGTAAGTTCGAATTACGCCGTGTACCGAATGCTGAAAAAGGCATGGCGCCAGTCGAAATCTGGTGTAACGAAGCCCAAGAACGTTACGTTTTGGCGGTTTCCCCAGATAATGTTGAAGCTTTTGAAGCAATTTGTTCGCGTGAACGTTGCCCGTTTGCGGTGGTGGGTGAGGCGACAGAAGAGTTGCACTTAGAGCTTGCCGATGAACATTTTGAAAATAAGCCGGTCGATTTACCGATGGATATCCTATTCGGTAAGCCACCAAAAATGCACCGTGAAGCTAAGACCTTATCGAAACCATCAACGGACTTACCACAAGTTGATGACATCAACGAAGCCGTTGACCGTATCTTGGCATTGCCAGCAGTAGCCGATAAAACGTTCCTGATCACGATTGGCGACCGTACCGTTGGCGGTATGGTGTCGCGCGATCAGATGGTGGGTCCTTGGCAGGTTCCGGTTGGTGATTGCGCTGTAACGACGTCGACCCACAACAGCTACACCGGCGAATCGATGGCGATGGGCGAACGCACACCAGCAGCATTGCTCGACAGCGCTGCGGCAGCTCGTATGGCGGTTGGTGAAGCGGTGACGAATATCGCGGCATCAAAAATTGACGATATCCGTAAGATCCGTCTTTCTGCAAACTGGATGGCTGCTGCGGGTGCACCGGGCGAAGATGCCAATCTTTATGAAGCAGTACAAGCGGTTGGCATGGAGCTTTGCCCAGAATTAGGCATCACCATTCCCGTCGGTAAAGATTCGATGTCGATGAAAACCGTGTGGGAAGAAGGCGGCAAAAAGAAAAGTGTTACGTCACCACTATCATTGATTATTACGGCTTTTGCGCCGGTCACAGACGTGCGCAAAAGTTTAACGCCACAACTACGAACTGATATTGGCGAGACCGAGTTGCTACTAATCGATCTAGGTCGTGGTAAAAACCGTCTAGGCGCAACCGCCTTTACTCAGGTTTATAAATTATTGGGCGCAGAGCCAGCAAACGTTAACTCAAGCGATGATTTGCGCAATTTCTTCAATGCAGTTCAGGGGCTAAATCAGTCAGGTTTAGTCAGTGCTTACCATGACCGTTCAGACGGTGGTCTATTAACGACGTTAGTTGAAATGGGCTTCGCCGGTAATTGCGGTGTGAGCGTAGACTTAACGGGGCTAAGCGGCACAGCAGAAGAAATCTTATTCAATGAAGAGTTAGGCGCCGTATTACAGGTGCCAGCTTCTAAGCGTGAAGAAGTTGAAGCTTTACTGAAAGAACACAGTGTTGATGCGTTCAGCCATTTCATTGGCGTGCCAGCAGAAACCAAAACCTTCAGCGTGACCAAGGATGACCAAGACATTATGTCGCGCGACATGAAAGATTTACGCGCGATTTGGTCGGAACTGACGTATCACATGCAGAAGCTACGTGATAACCCACAATGTGCTGAAGAAGAGTATCAATCAAAGCTTGATTTGGACAACCCCGGTATTCAGCCACAACTGACCTATGATGTAAGCGAAAACATTGCCGCAAGCTTTATTAACGGTGGTGTTCGACCTCGCGTCGCTATTTTGCGTGAGCAGGGTGTAAACAGTCACCTCGAAATGGCGGCGGCCATGACCAAAGCTGGTTTTGAATGTATCGATGTTCACATGAGCGATATTTTAAGCGGACGCGTTAGCTTGAAAGATTTTGTTGGAGCCGTCGCTTGCGGTGGTTTCTCTTACGGTGACGTACTCGGCGCTGGTGAAGGTTGGGCTAAGTCGATTTTATTTAATAGCCGTGCTCGTGATGAGTTCGAAGCCTTCTTTAAGCGCGAAGATACCTTCAGCTTAGGTATTTGTAACGGCTGTCAGATGATGTCGAACTTAAAAGAATTAATTCCTGGTGCTGAGCACTGGCCACACTTCGTCAAAAACGAATCGGCGCAGTTTGAAGCCCGCTTCGCCATGGTCGAAGTGGCAAAGTCACCATCGTTATTTACGCAAGGAATGGAAGGTTCACGCCTGCCAATCGCCGTATCGCATGGTGAAGGTCGTGCACAATTCGCATCAGCCGAAGCCGCGCAGCAAGTTAACGAATCAGGTTTAATCACAGCTCGCTACATCAACAACTACGGCGATATCGCTGACACCTACCCAGCCAATCCAAACGGCTCACCGCACGGTATTACCGGCCTAACTACAACTGACGGCCGCGTCACCATCATGATGCCACACCCAGAGCGTGTCGCTCGTACGGTGCAGAATTCGTGGAGACCGGATGAGTGGAGAGAGGATGGTGCTTGGCAGCGGATATTCTACAACGCCCGTAAGCACATAGGATAA
- the mltF gene encoding membrane-bound lytic murein transglycosylase MltF yields MITSFYKKLGFLALFLLTIGGLTSCDYKQESQLDRIKEQGYIKVYSRISPTTMSVGEQGFSGFEYELVKLFAEDLGVRLEIVTHNDIAKILNEVEQGEVDFAAAGLTVTQQRQQRLRFGPPYQNITSKLVYLKGTDRPRDFSQVDEQLTIIANSSHSEDLYEVQKDYPELSWTERSDLTSQDLMDMVLSGEITYTIVDSNELDLMRQVQPELAVAFSVSEPEELAWAFNKNGDNSLFIKAIEFFSKIREDGTLSYLVERYYGHLSKFDYVGSRAFHRAIESKLPEFKPYFYEAAGDDLDWRFLAAMGYQESHWEPHARSPTGVRGLMMLTLDTSRQLGIENRLDPEQSIMGGAEYFRLMKDKIPERISDPDRTWFALAGYNVGFGHLEDARRLAQHAGENPDKWLVVKKFLPLLRQKKWYSRTRFGYARGDEPVKYVNNIRRYYQVLKKVEPPKSGNIELEQEANDDDIEPAENIIEEAMDQQGDVEDGVEDNIENSEDTEQ; encoded by the coding sequence ATGATAACAAGCTTCTACAAAAAATTAGGCTTTCTGGCGCTCTTTCTTCTTACTATTGGCGGTCTGACATCTTGTGATTATAAGCAGGAATCACAGCTCGATCGCATTAAAGAACAGGGTTACATCAAGGTTTACAGCCGCATTTCACCGACCACCATGTCAGTCGGAGAACAAGGCTTTTCGGGCTTTGAATATGAATTGGTGAAACTGTTTGCCGAAGACTTAGGCGTTCGGCTGGAAATTGTGACTCACAATGACATCGCCAAAATTTTGAATGAAGTTGAGCAAGGAGAGGTCGATTTCGCTGCAGCGGGCTTAACCGTGACTCAACAGCGACAACAGCGCTTACGCTTTGGCCCTCCTTACCAGAATATCACCAGTAAGCTGGTTTACTTGAAAGGCACGGATCGACCGCGCGACTTTTCCCAAGTTGACGAGCAGTTAACCATTATCGCGAATAGTTCCCACTCGGAAGACTTGTACGAAGTCCAAAAAGACTACCCTGAACTAAGCTGGACAGAGCGTTCAGATTTAACCTCGCAAGACCTTATGGACATGGTGCTTTCTGGAGAAATCACATACACCATTGTTGACTCGAACGAGCTGGATTTAATGCGCCAAGTTCAACCCGAGTTAGCGGTCGCTTTCAGTGTTTCAGAGCCAGAGGAGCTCGCTTGGGCCTTCAATAAAAATGGTGATAATAGCTTATTTATCAAAGCGATAGAGTTTTTTAGCAAAATACGAGAAGACGGCACACTGTCTTACCTCGTCGAGCGTTACTACGGCCACCTATCTAAATTCGATTATGTAGGCAGTCGGGCATTTCACCGCGCTATCGAGAGCAAATTACCCGAGTTTAAGCCTTATTTTTACGAGGCCGCAGGCGATGATTTGGATTGGCGTTTCTTGGCTGCCATGGGCTATCAGGAGTCACACTGGGAGCCTCATGCGCGTTCACCTACCGGGGTTCGCGGCTTAATGATGTTAACACTAGACACTTCAAGACAGCTAGGCATCGAAAATCGATTGGATCCTGAGCAGAGCATTATGGGTGGCGCTGAATACTTCAGGTTGATGAAAGATAAGATTCCTGAGCGAATCAGCGATCCCGATCGTACTTGGTTCGCCTTAGCGGGCTATAACGTTGGCTTTGGTCACCTTGAGGATGCACGCCGTCTGGCGCAACATGCCGGAGAAAACCCAGACAAGTGGTTGGTGGTTAAAAAGTTCTTACCGTTATTGAGACAAAAGAAATGGTACTCCAGAACACGTTTTGGCTATGCCCGTGGTGATGAGCCGGTTAAGTACGTCAATAATATTCGCCGCTATTACCAAGTGTTGAAAAAAGTTGAACCGCCAAAATCCGGTAATATTGAGCTAGAGCAAGAAGCCAATGACGACGATATCGAACCGGCAGAAAACATTATTGAAGAAGCTATGGATCAGCAAGGCGATGTTGAAGATGGCGTTGAAGATAATATTGAAAATAGTGAGGACACCGAACAATAA
- a CDS encoding GspE/PulE family protein produces MTSPLSTFHILKLLLQADWISQEQFDAAKIHLRQVDPKLHPIEQVADLSLTRHDHHQKIIDEEVLTRFLAGLYKLPYYRIDPLKVHVDAITQVMSYAYAQRHNILAVEVNEHEDTVKVAVMNPDDLSWKESLGQVVSKDIIPVFANPASIKRYQKEFYQLSASVAGAKGTKLQNDTSVTNLEQLIELKGGEEADANDKHIVQIVDWLLQYAFKERASDIHIEPRREVGKIRFRIDGVLHDVYELPISITHAVISRLKILGRMDLAERRKPLDGRVKTRAPNGQEIELRLSTLPTAFGEKFVGRIFDPTVLTREFSELGLEPDTEHTWREMIGQSTGIVLLTGPTGSGKTTTLYTSLKLLATSEVNVCTIEDPIEMVDPKLNQMQVHHDINLDFAAGVKALLRQDPDIIMIGEIRDKETAQMAVQAALTGHLVISTLHTNDAPSAMTRLIEVGVEPYLLNATMLGVMAQRLVRTLCTHCKRRVEVNSEAWDSLVGDSLNGTLEKPEFTYEPVGCDECRHTGYQGRQGIYELLSVTDEIKTLVHDDAEIRDLRKQAQKQGMNLLRVSGAYKVAQGLTTIAEVLRVSPRDNN; encoded by the coding sequence ATGACATCGCCATTATCAACGTTCCATATTCTAAAACTTTTGCTACAGGCTGATTGGATCTCGCAAGAGCAGTTTGATGCTGCCAAAATTCATCTCAGGCAAGTAGATCCAAAGCTTCACCCTATCGAGCAAGTTGCAGATCTGTCTCTGACAAGGCATGACCATCATCAAAAAATTATAGACGAGGAAGTGCTGACGCGCTTTTTAGCAGGGCTGTATAAGTTGCCTTACTACCGAATCGATCCGCTAAAAGTTCACGTCGATGCCATTACCCAGGTGATGTCCTATGCTTATGCGCAGCGCCATAATATTCTGGCGGTCGAGGTCAATGAGCACGAAGACACGGTTAAAGTGGCGGTGATGAACCCAGACGACTTAAGCTGGAAGGAAAGCTTAGGTCAGGTGGTTAGCAAAGACATTATTCCTGTTTTCGCAAACCCAGCCTCGATCAAACGCTATCAAAAAGAATTTTATCAACTGTCTGCATCGGTTGCTGGCGCTAAAGGCACTAAGCTGCAGAATGACACTAGCGTGACGAACCTAGAGCAGCTCATCGAGCTGAAAGGTGGTGAAGAAGCTGACGCTAACGATAAGCACATCGTACAAATTGTTGACTGGTTGTTGCAGTATGCTTTTAAAGAGCGCGCCAGTGATATTCATATCGAGCCACGTCGAGAGGTTGGTAAAATTCGTTTTAGAATTGACGGGGTCTTGCACGATGTGTATGAACTACCAATATCGATTACTCATGCTGTTATTTCGCGTTTAAAGATACTCGGACGGATGGATTTGGCTGAGCGTCGTAAGCCGTTGGATGGGCGTGTGAAGACCCGAGCGCCAAATGGACAAGAAATTGAGCTGCGACTTTCGACATTACCAACAGCATTTGGTGAAAAGTTTGTCGGACGTATTTTTGACCCAACGGTTCTGACACGTGAATTTTCAGAGCTAGGGCTAGAGCCCGACACTGAGCATACGTGGCGCGAAATGATCGGTCAGTCCACAGGCATTGTATTGCTAACAGGACCGACAGGATCGGGTAAAACCACCACGCTCTACACCTCGTTGAAGCTACTAGCGACTTCGGAAGTCAACGTCTGTACGATTGAAGATCCGATAGAAATGGTCGATCCAAAGTTGAATCAAATGCAGGTTCATCATGATATTAATTTAGACTTTGCGGCTGGTGTTAAGGCTTTGTTACGACAAGATCCCGATATCATTATGATTGGTGAGATCCGTGACAAAGAAACGGCACAGATGGCAGTACAGGCTGCTTTGACTGGCCATTTAGTGATATCCACACTGCACACCAATGATGCGCCCTCGGCAATGACTCGATTGATTGAAGTTGGAGTCGAACCTTACTTATTGAACGCCACAATGCTTGGCGTTATGGCGCAACGTTTGGTTAGAACCTTATGTACTCATTGTAAGCGTCGTGTAGAGGTTAATTCTGAAGCTTGGGATAGTCTGGTGGGGGATAGTCTGAATGGCACATTAGAAAAGCCCGAATTTACCTATGAGCCGGTTGGTTGCGATGAATGTCGTCATACCGGCTATCAAGGACGACAAGGAATCTATGAGTTATTGAGTGTCACTGATGAAATCAAAACCCTGGTTCATGATGATGCGGAGATTCGAGACCTACGTAAACAAGCTCAAAAACAAGGCATGAATTTGTTGCGCGTCAGCGGAGCTTATAAGGTGGCACAAGGTTTAACCACCATTGCCGAAGTATTGAGAGTATCGCCGAGAGATAATAATTAG